In Zingiber officinale cultivar Zhangliang chromosome 1A, Zo_v1.1, whole genome shotgun sequence, a genomic segment contains:
- the LOC122027004 gene encoding putative cyclin-D6-1 isoform X1, protein MDASTPKNHPFTNLLLGKRMEYDLENTLTGCNDEQQHSGSFAALFAAESDHMITSVGTIDIAARRDAVALVLQAQFDCNLDPSVAYLAINYIDRFLCKREISQEKPWIVRLFSISCLSLASKMKKSRLMLADIQGVKGIIFDGQTVRRMELLVLGTLDWRMRPITPFSFLRFFVSFFTPTQEPLIRALKSHATQIILKTQSEMKMLTFKPSVVAAAALLSAAYEIFPVQFPAFRAAIFSCEFVNKEKLWECSNTMGNLAADVCDSPTSNTPVTVFARHCSSTESEPVVGSSSSAIDREVKKRRVSSGHAPPATPATNNDQDSIF, encoded by the exons ATGGATGCTTCTACTCCTAAAAACCACCCCTTTACCAATCTGTTGCTGGGGAAGAGAATGGAGTACGATCTGGAGAACACACTCACGGGCTGCAATGACGAGCAGCAGCACTCCGGCTCCTTTGCAGCGCTCTTCGCCGCGGAATCCGACCACATGATCACCTCCGTCGGCACTATCGACATTGCTGCCCGGAGGGATGCCGTCGCTCTGGTCCTGCAG GCACAGTTCGACTGCAATCTCGACCCTTCTGTCGCTTACCTTGCGATCAACTACATCGATCGGTTCCTTTGCAAGCGCGAAATCTCG CAGGAGAAGCCATGGATCGTCCGTCTATTCTCCATCTCGTGTCTCTCCCTCGCCTCGAAGATGAAGAAGAGCAGATTGATGCTCGCGGATATCCAA GGGGTGAAAGGCATCATCTTCGATGGCCAAACAGTTCGGCGAATGGAGCTGCTAGTACTCGGGACCTTGGATTGGAGAATGCGACCGATCACTCCGTTCTCCTTCCTTCGATTCTTTGTTTCCTTCTTCACGCCTACTCAAGAACCTTTGATTCGAGCCCTCAAATCCCACGCGACGCAGATCATCCTCAAAACCCAAAGCG AGATGAAGATGCTAACGTTCAAACCTTCGGTGGTGGCGGCCGCGGCCCTCCTCTCCGCGGCCTACGAGATCTTCCCCGTCCAGTTCCCCGCTTTCCGCGCCGCCATCTTCTCCTGCGAATTTGTAAATAAA GAGAAGCTGTGGGAATGCAGCAATACAATGGGCAACCTCGCGGCGGACGTCTGCGACTCCCCGACCTCGAACACCCCGGTGACCGTCTTCGCCCGGCACTGCTCCAGCACCGAAAGCGAGCCCGTCGTTGGATCCTCCTCCTCTGCCATCGACCGCGAGGTGAAAAAGCGTCGGGTCTCCTCCGGCCACGCTCCGCCTGCGACCCCGGCAACAAACAACGACCAAGATTCGATATTTTGA
- the LOC122027004 gene encoding cyclin-D6-1-like isoform X2, with translation MDASTPKNHPFTNLLLGKRMEYDLENTLTGCNDEQQHSGSFAALFAAESDHMITSVGTIDIAARRDAVALVLQAQFDCNLDPSVAYLAINYIDRFLCKREISEKPWIVRLFSISCLSLASKMKKSRLMLADIQGVKGIIFDGQTVRRMELLVLGTLDWRMRPITPFSFLRFFVSFFTPTQEPLIRALKSHATQIILKTQSEMKMLTFKPSVVAAAALLSAAYEIFPVQFPAFRAAIFSCEFVNKEKLWECSNTMGNLAADVCDSPTSNTPVTVFARHCSSTESEPVVGSSSSAIDREVKKRRVSSGHAPPATPATNNDQDSIF, from the exons ATGGATGCTTCTACTCCTAAAAACCACCCCTTTACCAATCTGTTGCTGGGGAAGAGAATGGAGTACGATCTGGAGAACACACTCACGGGCTGCAATGACGAGCAGCAGCACTCCGGCTCCTTTGCAGCGCTCTTCGCCGCGGAATCCGACCACATGATCACCTCCGTCGGCACTATCGACATTGCTGCCCGGAGGGATGCCGTCGCTCTGGTCCTGCAG GCACAGTTCGACTGCAATCTCGACCCTTCTGTCGCTTACCTTGCGATCAACTACATCGATCGGTTCCTTTGCAAGCGCGAAATCTCG GAGAAGCCATGGATCGTCCGTCTATTCTCCATCTCGTGTCTCTCCCTCGCCTCGAAGATGAAGAAGAGCAGATTGATGCTCGCGGATATCCAA GGGGTGAAAGGCATCATCTTCGATGGCCAAACAGTTCGGCGAATGGAGCTGCTAGTACTCGGGACCTTGGATTGGAGAATGCGACCGATCACTCCGTTCTCCTTCCTTCGATTCTTTGTTTCCTTCTTCACGCCTACTCAAGAACCTTTGATTCGAGCCCTCAAATCCCACGCGACGCAGATCATCCTCAAAACCCAAAGCG AGATGAAGATGCTAACGTTCAAACCTTCGGTGGTGGCGGCCGCGGCCCTCCTCTCCGCGGCCTACGAGATCTTCCCCGTCCAGTTCCCCGCTTTCCGCGCCGCCATCTTCTCCTGCGAATTTGTAAATAAA GAGAAGCTGTGGGAATGCAGCAATACAATGGGCAACCTCGCGGCGGACGTCTGCGACTCCCCGACCTCGAACACCCCGGTGACCGTCTTCGCCCGGCACTGCTCCAGCACCGAAAGCGAGCCCGTCGTTGGATCCTCCTCCTCTGCCATCGACCGCGAGGTGAAAAAGCGTCGGGTCTCCTCCGGCCACGCTCCGCCTGCGACCCCGGCAACAAACAACGACCAAGATTCGATATTTTGA